taaattacatatttttttaaagtttagttTGATACTACATAGTACAATAAAAAATGCTAGTAAATGCTAGTAAATAAAAATGCtcaaattcagattttattaaatataaaaaaaatcctccttgCTTAAAATTCATCTATCAAAATGCTACATATGTCTAAAAAGGATATGTAAGATTTTACTCTTCAAATCCGTATCAGTACTTTAATAGTGAAAAGTCCAAAAGCTGTTGATTGGTCTGCagtatttccatattttaaaacagtgtatataatataaaagaGTGCGTTGTAAAAGCAAAAGACAAGCAAGGCGATTGACATCATCTCCATTTAATGCCTGTACACCAgtatatactgtacatatatgtacacgaTTAGACATATCATACATTGAGGCTTTGCATTCCGTAAATACACCATGTCAAAACTAAAAGGACACACATTTAccgtacacacacacttacatcaTTTTGCATAATTCTTAGTTTGATAGCAGCTCAATTTTCAACTTGATTTGACTACTGCAAAAAGCTGAAGCTGAAAAGACACACTTGTACATTTGGCACGtccttttcatttcaaataaatacatttgcattttcgGACACTTTCTATttgattttgggacattttcgcATCACATGGTCATGTTTAAATGTGCAGGTACTCGCAGGAAATTTATCAGATGACAAAGCGAGAGATCTGACGTTCAATTGGGAAATGGAACCATTTAAAATAGGGTAATATTGATCACAGAATGTCAAAAGAAGAAAGTATCCACGTTATAATGCCCACATTTCTGAgattaaaatggcaaaatggtcatttaaagGGGAAATTGATCATtacattagatttattttagattataatTAATTTCATCtcttattcaggaaatttcttggtgTCTTAGACGAGCGGCTGGCACTCAGGCATACTCGCCACCCGAggactcctcctcctcgtcaaAGGAGGCCGGTGGCGCAAAGGTCCGGACGCCGCCGTCGTGGTGACTGTCCAGGGTAGTGCAGAGCTCTCTCCTCTTTCTGTCCTTGCGCTCCATCTTGACGGCCTGGTAGAGTCCGGCGGGGCGGTCGTCCAGCAGCAGGTCCTTCTCGGAGTGCGAGGGTCTGAGGCTGGCCACGTCCCTGAGCAACAGCAGGGCGGGCGCATACAGCACGTTGGCCAGGCCCATGGCCAGGTTGAGCTGCGCGAAGCCCAGGTCGTGCACGATCTTGCCGGCCAGCACTGGCCCGGCGGCGTAGGCCACGCAGTAGGAGATGTCGGCGATGGCGTAGACGCTGCCGTAGACGGAGACGTGGCGCACGTCCACCAGGAAGGCCAGGGTGGGCAGCAGCGCCGTGTCCACCAAGGCGATGCCCAGGCAGATGCCGCAGAGGGGAACCATCAGCTGGCCGAAAGTGCGGCAGGCCGGCACGGTGCACGAGCTGGCCCCGATGCAGACCATGCCCACGGCGCCGTAGAACCACTGCAGGTGCGGGTACTTGGCGGCCAGCTTGACCGTCAGGTAGACGCCCAGGACGTGCGGGAAGAAGGCCGGGAACCAGGTCATGCCGATCTGCCAGCGGCTGGCCCCCATGCTGCGCTCCATCCACTCGGCTATGGTGGGCTCCAGGAAGGCCAGCGGGATGTTGCAGATGGCCAGCGCGCCCGCCACCACCGCCACGTAGGGGTCCAGCATCAAGCGGTGGATGGGCGTGCCTACCGGCATGTTAGCCCGCTCACGCCGCGAGAAGGGCTCCAGAACCAGTAGGCAGGCCACCCCGTCGGCCAGGCACACAGCCGCCAGCACCAGGAAGGGCACCCGCCGGCCGGCAAACTGGTACAGCACGCCGCCGAAGGGGGGTGCCGCCAGGCTGCCGAAGGAGATGAAGGCCAGCGCCACGCCCAGCGCCTTGCTGCGCTCGGCCTCGCCGGCAAAGCGGTCGGCGATCAGCGCCAAGCCCGAGGTGTCGGCGAAGGCCGAACCCACGCCCTGGATGCCGCGCGCCGCCAGGAGCGAGCCGTAGCTCTCGGCCAGGGCGAAGGTCAGCGTGGAGGCGAACATGACCGCCAGCCCGATAACCAGCGGCACGTCGTAGCCCACCCGGTCGATGAAGGTGCCGCTCAGGGGGTTGACCAGCAGCTGCACGATGGCCTTGGAGGCGAACAGCACGCCGATCTGCAACTCCAGGTTGCCCTCGGTAGAGCTGCCGTTGCCCACGCCgctccccgccgccgccgcccctgCCTTCCGCAGACCCTCCAGGTAGTCCGGGACGATGGGCACGATCACCATGTACAGCATGTTATCCAGAAGCAGCACCACACACACGATGGCCAGGACGATGCGCTTTTCCGCCACCGGCTCCCGCACCGCGCCCGTCAGACGCTCTCTTACCTCCCCGAGCCGGGACAGTTTGCCAGCGGCCTCCTGGGCTGGACCAGGACCTGGATCCAGATCCGGACCGTGGTCTACTGCCA
The nucleotide sequence above comes from Stigmatopora nigra isolate UIUO_SnigA chromosome 12, RoL_Snig_1.1, whole genome shotgun sequence. Encoded proteins:
- the LOC144205193 gene encoding putative vesicular acetylcholine transporter-B; this encodes MEAEASAGLAVDHGPDLDPGPGPAQEAAGKLSRLGEVRERLTGAVREPVAEKRIVLAIVCVVLLLDNMLYMVIVPIVPDYLEGLRKAGAAAAGSGVGNGSSTEGNLELQIGVLFASKAIVQLLVNPLSGTFIDRVGYDVPLVIGLAVMFASTLTFALAESYGSLLAARGIQGVGSAFADTSGLALIADRFAGEAERSKALGVALAFISFGSLAAPPFGGVLYQFAGRRVPFLVLAAVCLADGVACLLVLEPFSRRERANMPVGTPIHRLMLDPYVAVVAGALAICNIPLAFLEPTIAEWMERSMGASRWQIGMTWFPAFFPHVLGVYLTVKLAAKYPHLQWFYGAVGMVCIGASSCTVPACRTFGQLMVPLCGICLGIALVDTALLPTLAFLVDVRHVSVYGSVYAIADISYCVAYAAGPVLAGKIVHDLGFAQLNLAMGLANVLYAPALLLLRDVASLRPSHSEKDLLLDDRPAGLYQAVKMERKDRKRRELCTTLDSHHDGGVRTFAPPASFDEEEESSGGEYA